The following coding sequences lie in one Populus trichocarpa isolate Nisqually-1 chromosome 14, P.trichocarpa_v4.1, whole genome shotgun sequence genomic window:
- the LOC18104847 gene encoding uncharacterized protein LOC18104847 isoform X1 yields the protein MEGGLPMLNCLLQHTLRSLCSCTDSSNPSKWVYAVFWRILPRNYPPPKWDYGGTALDRSKGNKRNWILVWEDGFCDVYECERAGTGYMKGRFGTDVFFKMSHEVYNYGEGLVGKVAADNSHKWVFKENPNESDPNLISSWNMSIEPQPRAWEFQFNSGIQTIAIISVREGVIQLGSFDKIVEDLNLVISIQRKFSYLQSIPGIFAIQRPYLPIQHPYITKPNTHTIENQEIAFSVDDKRQITGVKRLFHESLDDFPIKAINMGWNSPQNGIPGPPIWSIPPLLPTMSCSLGALLSKLPSATPSYSNIEALGTSLLNNNNNNRTSISQRVRVDDLGVTREGQLVSSGHLDAAREEKPTSIKPSLNLPDKVVGFGHVREGESALSLN from the exons ATGGAAGGTGGACTCCCGATGCTTAACTGTCTCTTACAGCACACGCTGAGGAGCCTGTGTTCATGTACAGATTCTTCTAATCCTTCCAAATGGGTGTATGCAGTCTTTTGGAGGATACTGCCTAGGAATTACCCTCCACCAAA GTGGGATTATGGAGGCACTGCTCTTGATCGTtccaaaggaaacaaaagaaactg GATCCTAGTTTGGGAGGATGGATTTTGCGATGTCTATGAATGTGAGAGGGCAGGAACTGGGTACATGAAGGGAAGATTTGGAACAGATGTCTTCTTCAAAATGTCTCATGAAGTTTATAACTACGGGGAAGG ATTAGTGGGGAAAGTTGCAGCAGATAACAGTCACAAATGGGTGTTCAAAGAAAACCCAAATGAGAGTGATCCGAACTTAATCTCCTCATGGAATATGTCAATTGAACCT CAGCCAAGAGCATGGgaatttcaattcaattcagGCATTCAG ACAATTGCCATCATTTCAGTCAGGGAAGGTGTCATTCAATTGGGTTCTTTTGATAAG ATTGTGGAAGACCTTAATTTGGTAATCAGTATACAGAGGAAATTCAGCTATCTCCAGAGCATACCAGGAATCTTTGCAATACAAAGACCATACCTGCCAATTCAGCATCCATACATTACCAAACCCAACACCCATACGATCGAAAACCAAGAAATAGCCTTCTCAGTTGATGACAAACGCCAAATAACAGGAGTTAAGAGATTGTTTCATGAAAGTTTAGATGATTTTCCAATAAAGGCAATCAACATGGGCTGGAACAGTCCCCAAAATGGAATCCCAGGACCCCCCATTTGGTCAATACCACCTCTTCTGCCCACCATGTCTTGCAGTCTCGGAGCTTTGTTATCAAAGTTACCTTCTGCGACCCCTTCCTATAGTAACATAGAAGCTCTTGGCACATCTCttcttaacaacaacaacaataatcgTACTAGTATAAGCCAGAGAGTCAGGGTTGATGATCTTGGAGTAACAAGAGAAGGCCAGCTAGTCTCCTCTGGCCATTTAGATGCTGCTCGAGAAGAAAAACCAACTTCCATAAAGCCTAGTTTAAACTTACCGGACAAGGTGGTCGGTTTTGGACATGTCAGAGAGGGAGAAAGTGCCTTGAGTCTCAACTGA
- the LOC18104847 gene encoding uncharacterized protein LOC18104847 isoform X2: MEGGLPMLNCLLQHTLRSLCSCTDSSNPSKWVYAVFWRILPRNYPPPKWDYGGTALDRSKGNKRNWILVWEDGFCDVYECERAGTGYMKGRFGTDVFFKMSHEVYNYGEGLVGKVAADNSHKWVFKENPNESDPNLISSWNMSIEPPRAWEFQFNSGIQTIAIISVREGVIQLGSFDKIVEDLNLVISIQRKFSYLQSIPGIFAIQRPYLPIQHPYITKPNTHTIENQEIAFSVDDKRQITGVKRLFHESLDDFPIKAINMGWNSPQNGIPGPPIWSIPPLLPTMSCSLGALLSKLPSATPSYSNIEALGTSLLNNNNNNRTSISQRVRVDDLGVTREGQLVSSGHLDAAREEKPTSIKPSLNLPDKVVGFGHVREGESALSLN, from the exons ATGGAAGGTGGACTCCCGATGCTTAACTGTCTCTTACAGCACACGCTGAGGAGCCTGTGTTCATGTACAGATTCTTCTAATCCTTCCAAATGGGTGTATGCAGTCTTTTGGAGGATACTGCCTAGGAATTACCCTCCACCAAA GTGGGATTATGGAGGCACTGCTCTTGATCGTtccaaaggaaacaaaagaaactg GATCCTAGTTTGGGAGGATGGATTTTGCGATGTCTATGAATGTGAGAGGGCAGGAACTGGGTACATGAAGGGAAGATTTGGAACAGATGTCTTCTTCAAAATGTCTCATGAAGTTTATAACTACGGGGAAGG ATTAGTGGGGAAAGTTGCAGCAGATAACAGTCACAAATGGGTGTTCAAAGAAAACCCAAATGAGAGTGATCCGAACTTAATCTCCTCATGGAATATGTCAATTGAACCT CCAAGAGCATGGgaatttcaattcaattcagGCATTCAG ACAATTGCCATCATTTCAGTCAGGGAAGGTGTCATTCAATTGGGTTCTTTTGATAAG ATTGTGGAAGACCTTAATTTGGTAATCAGTATACAGAGGAAATTCAGCTATCTCCAGAGCATACCAGGAATCTTTGCAATACAAAGACCATACCTGCCAATTCAGCATCCATACATTACCAAACCCAACACCCATACGATCGAAAACCAAGAAATAGCCTTCTCAGTTGATGACAAACGCCAAATAACAGGAGTTAAGAGATTGTTTCATGAAAGTTTAGATGATTTTCCAATAAAGGCAATCAACATGGGCTGGAACAGTCCCCAAAATGGAATCCCAGGACCCCCCATTTGGTCAATACCACCTCTTCTGCCCACCATGTCTTGCAGTCTCGGAGCTTTGTTATCAAAGTTACCTTCTGCGACCCCTTCCTATAGTAACATAGAAGCTCTTGGCACATCTCttcttaacaacaacaacaataatcgTACTAGTATAAGCCAGAGAGTCAGGGTTGATGATCTTGGAGTAACAAGAGAAGGCCAGCTAGTCTCCTCTGGCCATTTAGATGCTGCTCGAGAAGAAAAACCAACTTCCATAAAGCCTAGTTTAAACTTACCGGACAAGGTGGTCGGTTTTGGACATGTCAGAGAGGGAGAAAGTGCCTTGAGTCTCAACTGA